One genomic segment of Arthrobacter sp. JZ12 includes these proteins:
- a CDS encoding helix-turn-helix domain-containing protein, with protein sequence MPIRPSQLSVEQSRRWEARRLQVGARIRELRLAQNLSQEALALESGLSRNMVIGIEWGKKSVAYERLWDVADVLGVPINSLFVEADSAPTTKPFQGGRRRMGRGPKD encoded by the coding sequence ATGCCCATTCGTCCTTCCCAGCTGAGCGTTGAGCAATCTCGGCGGTGGGAAGCCCGGCGGCTCCAGGTTGGCGCCAGGATTCGAGAGCTCCGGCTAGCTCAGAACCTCTCACAAGAGGCATTAGCACTCGAGTCCGGGCTCAGCCGGAATATGGTCATCGGCATCGAGTGGGGTAAAAAGAGCGTCGCTTACGAGCGCCTATGGGACGTCGCTGATGTACTCGGAGTCCCCATCAACAGCCTGTTCGTTGAGGCCGACTCAGCCCCTACAACCAAGCCCTTCCAGGGGGGCCGGCGACGAATGGGCCGAGGCCCTAAAGACTAG
- a CDS encoding DUF4193 domain-containing protein — MATDEDEPRNKDDESSNESLEGIRARAAQKTQTALIDVDESDTAERIELPRADISHEELQVLVVQQQADEFTCSSCSLVKHRSQVARTSGARQYCKECEG, encoded by the coding sequence ATGGCCACCGATGAGGATGAGCCGCGCAATAAGGACGACGAATCGTCCAACGAGTCTCTTGAAGGAATTCGAGCTCGGGCAGCACAGAAAACGCAGACTGCCCTCATAGATGTGGACGAGTCGGATACCGCCGAGCGCATTGAGTTGCCCAGGGCAGACATATCCCATGAGGAACTGCAAGTTCTGGTGGTTCAGCAGCAGGCTGATGAGTTCACCTGCTCGTCTTGCTCCCTGGTCAAGCACCGCAGCCAGGTTGCGCGGACGTCGGGCGCCCGGCAGTACTGCAAGGAATGTGAGGGTTAA
- a CDS encoding TetR/AcrR family transcriptional regulator → MTESGLRKDAVRNRELLIAAGRRLFAARGSDATLNDIAHEAGVGIGTAYRRFPNKEALFDAIFEDQVRELEQSLAERLAQDDAWQAIVDYLEASLDLLARDRGVAQVITGKSVRDEQFDWQRDRLAPLVNQLVDRAKKQGVIRGDVAGTDLIFIQIALVGIIDATRREGDTVRSDVHELHRRYLWLMLDGLRPNKTSLLPVAALSTDEAHRLLGSPLSN, encoded by the coding sequence ATGACGGAATCCGGACTGCGGAAGGACGCCGTCCGGAATCGCGAACTGCTGATCGCGGCCGGGCGGCGCCTGTTTGCCGCACGTGGTTCGGATGCCACACTCAATGACATTGCACACGAAGCCGGTGTCGGCATCGGTACGGCATACCGGCGCTTCCCGAATAAGGAAGCGCTTTTCGACGCAATCTTTGAGGACCAAGTCAGGGAGCTCGAACAAAGCCTCGCTGAGAGGCTTGCGCAGGACGACGCCTGGCAGGCAATAGTTGACTACCTTGAGGCATCTCTCGACCTGCTCGCCCGAGACCGCGGGGTAGCACAAGTCATCACAGGCAAGAGCGTGCGGGACGAACAGTTCGACTGGCAACGCGACCGGCTCGCGCCGCTCGTGAACCAACTCGTTGACCGGGCAAAAAAACAGGGCGTCATCCGAGGCGACGTCGCCGGAACCGATCTGATCTTCATCCAGATCGCCCTCGTCGGCATCATCGACGCGACTAGGCGCGAAGGTGACACCGTTCGCTCCGACGTCCATGAACTACATCGCCGCTACCTGTGGCTCATGCTCGACGGATTACGCCCCAACAAGACCTCACTGCTGCCCGTCGCCGCGTTATCGACGGACGAAGCACATCGCCTGCTTGGATCCCCGCTAAGCAATTGA